A window of the Lolium perenne isolate Kyuss_39 chromosome 7, Kyuss_2.0, whole genome shotgun sequence genome harbors these coding sequences:
- the LOC127311698 gene encoding sucrose:sucrose 1-fructosyltransferase — MESRDFPSAAYAPLLPSAADDVALAKQDRPGVGWRGFLTVLAACGVVVLLVAASLLAGSRMGQAGDTDEDGAGGFPWSNEMLQWQRAGFHYQPEGHFMSDPDGPVYYRGYYHLFFQYNRRGVAWDDYIEWGHVVSQDLVHWRPLPLAMRPDHWYDKKGVLSGTITVLHNGTLVLLYTGVTEDPMAESQCIAVPTDPNDPLLRHWTKHPANPVLAHPQGVQGMDFRDPTSAWWDKSDSTWRILIGSKDDDNGSHAGIAFIFKTKDFLSFERVPGIVHRVEGTGMWECIDFYPVGGGHNSSSEELYVIKASMDDERHDYYSLGRYDAAANTWTPLDAELDLGIGLRYDWGKLYASTSFYDPLKQRRIMLGYVGEVDSARADVAKGWASLQSIPRTVALDEKTRTNLLLWPVEEVEALRYNSTDLSGITVENGSIFHLPLHQATQLDIEASFRLDASDVAAINEADVGYNCSSSGGAAARGALGPFGLLVHAAGDLRGEQTAVYFYVSRALDGSLRTSFCNDETRSSRARDVTKRVVGSTVPVLDGEALSMRVLVDHSIVQSFAMGGRVTATSRVYPTEAIYARAGVYLFNNATGASVTAERLIVHEMASAVYDETVMVEDS, encoded by the exons ATGGAGTCCCGGGACTTTCCCAGCGCGGCGTACGCGCCACTTCTGCCATCTGCCGCAGACGACGTCGCCCTGGCCAAGCAGGACCGCCCCGGCGTGGGGTGGCGCGGCTTCTTAACCGTGCTGGCCGCCTGCGGCGTGGTggtgctcctcgtcgctgcctcTTTGCTCGCGGGGTCCAGGATGGGTCAGGCAGGCGACACCGACGAGGACGGGGCCGGAGGGTTCCCGTGGAGCAACGAGATGCTGCAGTGGCAGCGCGCCGGGTTCCATTACCAGCCGGAGGGGCACTTCATGAGCG ATCCAGACG GTCCGGTATACTACCGTGGATATTACCACCTCTTCTTTCAGTACAACCGAAGAGGGGTCGCGTGGGATGACTACATAGAGTGGGGCCACGTGGTGTCCCAGGACCTGGTACACTGGCGCCCTCTCCCACTGGCCATGCGGCCTGACCATTGGTACGACAAGAAGGGCGTCTTGTCGGGTACCATCACGGTGCTCCACAATGGCACGCTCGTCCTCCTCTACACGGGGGTCACAGAAGACCCTATGGCCGAGTCCCAGTGCATCGCCGTCCCGACCGACCCCAACGACCCCCTCCTTCGCCATTGGACCAAGCACCCCGCCAACCCCGTTCTCGCTCAcccacagggggtccagggcatGGACTTCCGAGACCCCACCAGCGCGTGGTGGGACAAGTCCGACTCCACGTGGCGCATTCTCATCGGTTCCAAGGACGACGACAACGGCAGCCACGCTGGCATCGCCTTCATCTTCAAGACCAAGGACTTCCTTAGCTTCGAGCGTGTCCCAGGTATCGTGCATCGTGTCGAGGGTACCGGCATGTGGGAGTGCATCGACTTTTACCCCGTTGGAGGTGGCCACAACTCTTCGTCGGAGGAGTTGTACGTGATAAAGGCGAGCATGGACGACGAACGACACGACTACTACTCATTGGGGAGGTATGACGCGGCAGCGAACACATGGACGCCATTGGACGCCGAGCTAGACTTGGGGATTGGGCTGAGGTACGACTGGGGCAAGCTCTACGCTTCCACGTCGTTCTACGATCCACTGAAGCAGCGGCGAATTATGTTGGGGTATGTAGGCGAGGTCGACTCTGCGCGAGCCGACGTTGCCAAGGGATGGGCCTCACTTCAG TCGATTCCGAGGACAGTGGCACTAGACGAGAAGACCCGGACGAACCTCCTCCTATGGccggtggaggaggtggaggccctCCGCTACAACTCCACCGACCTCAGCGGCATCACTGTTGAGAACGGCTCCATCTTCCACCTCCCTCTCCACCAAGCCACTCAGCTGGACATCGAGGCTTCCTTCCGCCTCGATGCTTCTGATGTTGCTGCCATCAACGAGGCCGACGTCGGCTACAACTGCAGCAGCAGCGGTGGCGCGGCCGCTCGTGGCGCTCTCGGGCCCTTCGGCCTCCTCGTCCATGCCGCCGGAGACCTCCGTGGCGAGCAGACGGCGGTGTACTTCTACGTGTCCAGGGCCCTCGACGGTAGCCTCCGGACCAGCTTCTGCAACGACGAGACGCGGTCGTCACGGGCCCGGGACGTGACGAAGCGGGTGGTGGGCAGCACGGTGCCGGTGCTCGACGGCGAGGCGTTGTCGATGAGGGTGCTCGTGGACCACTCGATCGTGCAGAGCTTCGCGATGGGTGGGAGGGTCACGGCGACCTCGCGGGTGTACCCAACGGAGGCCATCTACGCTAGGGCAGGGGTATACCTGTTCAACAATGCCACCGGTGCCAGCGTGACTGCGGAGAGGCTCATCGTGCACGAGATGGCCTCGGCGGTATACGACGAGACCGTCATGGTTGAGGACTCATAG